Part of the Aquarana catesbeiana isolate 2022-GZ linkage group LG12, ASM4218655v1, whole genome shotgun sequence genome, tgcctgtcccccctccccggTATAACTCTGCCTGTGTCCGGTCTCTTCCAGAACATCCTCCGCCCCTCTGCTCCGGTGACTCTGGGCAGCCTGAGTGGTCAGCGCTCCGCCATGGACTCGGCACGGGAGGAGTTGGGCTCCTGGGGGCCCCCCGGTGCGGTCAAGTCTGGGATGGAGAGGGAGGCGAGCCGGCTGCGGACATTCCGGGACTGGCCGGGCTCTGTGTCCCCCAGTCTCCTGGCCCGGGCCGGCTTCTTCTACCTGGGCACCGGGGACCGGGTGCAGTGCTTCTCCTGCGGTGGGATCCTCCGGAGCTGGGAGCCCGGGGACCGGGCTGATACCGAGCACCACAAATACTTCCCTACCTGTCCCTTCCTCCGGGGGACCGAGCCCAGCAACGTCCCCATCACCCAGCAACCGGATCTACCGGACGGACACATCCTCAGCCAGATCCACCGACTGCCTGGGGAACAGGAGAACGATGACCCCGCTGTCTACCCCGAGCTGCTGGACATGACCAACCGCATGGGGACCTTCCGCAACTGGCCGCAACACACTGGGCTCAGCCCCGAACAACTGGCTGCTGCTGGATTCTTCTATACTGGTATGTACTGGGATCATACCCCAGTCCCCACCATAAGGGGGTTCTTCTATACTGGTGTGTACTGGGATCACTCATACCCCACTATGGGAGGGGGGATTCTTCTATattggtatgtactggggggactgCGTTCACTCCAACCCCTCTATAGGGGGATTCTTCTATACTGGGAATCGCTCAACCCCACTAACGGGGGATTCATCTGTACTGGGAGGAACTGGGAACATACCCCACCATAGGGGGCTTTATCTATACTGGGATCATTCATActccactatggggggggggggattcatctATACTGGTGTGTACTGGGAGCATTTATACCCCACTATAGGGGGATTCTTCTATCTTGATATGTACTGGGTGACTGGGATCATAGTTCACCATAGAGTGCTTCATCTATACTGGTAAATACTGGGCTCACTCTTGCTGTACTATAAAGGGATTCATCTATCCTGGGAGGAACTGGGATCGCTCATACCCCACCATAGGAAATTCTTCTATCTGGGATGTACTAGGAGGATTGGGAGCAGTCCTACCCCACCATAGGGAAATCTTTTGTACTGGTATGTAAtatggggagggtggggggggtctGGGATCACTCCTACCTCACCATAGGGGTTTCTTCTACACTGGTATGTACTGTGGGGTGGGGGAAATCACTTATACTTCATAGAGATTGTAGAAGAGGGACTTTCTGCAACATAGCAGTCTGCCCCAAACAACTGGCTGCAGCTGGGTTCTTCTATACTGGGATTATTCGCTCCTCCATAGATGGCTGAACCAATGCCACTTGTTACCCCCAGGATAGTAATGTATCTCACTGAGTTGAAGTCTTCTATACTGGGATGTACTAGGGGTTACTCACACCCCAACACTACTAATGTAGTGAAAACCATGTCATGCATGACCCCCAGGATGGTGGTCATGTAACCAGAGAAGTCTCTGACCCATGATGGGGACGTAGAGCATGAAACATAAAATCACATTCCGATAAGATTGTATTGGGTTATGGCTCACTTTAATGATATTGTATCCAGTTAGTCACTGATGGTTCATAGACTCCTATGTGTAGCTGAGGTCCCTGTCCCTGATGGCCCGTATAATTGCCTGATTGCAACCTTGAAGTAAAGTCATTGATGGTTCAGAAACTCTTAACGGAAATCTTACAATTCTGAAAGGTCACTAATGGGAGCAATATTGTAGCCAAATAAGTCCTTGAGACTAGTGTTATTCTAATGGTATGCCAATGATGGCAATATATTAGCCATGCCCTTGATGGCTCATACCTATAATAGCTATGTTGTAGCCCCTGACTTACTGGTGGTGGCAGGTTCCTTCTTATGTTGTAACCCCTGAGTTCCTGATGGTATGTCCTCTGTCCTTTAAATTGTACTCCACAAAATTGCCATCTACAAATCGGTCCCTGTGGTTGCAGGACCACATAATAATGTATATAAACCATCCATTCAGTATAATGTACAATGCGTAGAGAAGAGCTATATTGAGTGTACAGCAGCAGAGGTCACGGGGGGAGGGGGTAGATGCATTAAGCATAACATTGTGACTGGTGCACCCATTCAATATTAGAATCTAATCCTGTTACTGTGAAGAGTCATGCTGGCCTTTGTGGTTCAGGTGACCTCTGGCATGCAGTTGGTGAATGGTTCTCTATGGGGCATGTGATGTCAGGTGAGGATGGAACAGTCCTATGCTCTGTAGGTCGGAGGTCAGCTGACTCCTCTGTCCTCACCTCTGTTGGGAAGACCCCAGAACAGGAAGTTATTATAGGACCTAACCTGATCACAATGGTCTGACACAATGGCTCTTCTGTTGTGACAACAGGCGTTTCCTGGAGCTGTAAGCTTCTACGGGCAACCTTTTCTTTGGTTTTAATGCATGTTACCTTTTCTAGATATGTAATTGCATTGATGCCCTTACAATGCTATCTTATGGCCATATGAATTTTTCATTGATTTTAAAGCACTGATGCATTGTTTCGAAATTACATATAATTCAGAAGAATACAGatcctatagagcagtggtcatcaaccctgtcctcagggcccactaacaggccaggttttatgtattaccttggggagatgcagactagaatactgcaatcactgagcagcaaatgatatcacctgtgatgtatttcagttatcttgcaaacctggcctgttagtgggccctgaggacagggttgatgaccactgctatagagaaATCTGGCAGTTTAAATCTTTGTAAAAACCACAAGATATGTGAGTCTTCTATCTTGTGTACCTTTTTAGGCTTTGACGTTGTTCTAGGACAGAGGCATAATTTATGGTGCGTAGGCTTTGGGTCCTAGGACAAGGATAATTTCCATTGCTTTGGGTCTGACCTAGGACAGAGGGATAAAGCACCATGCTTTGACCTTTTGGGATTGATGACAGAAGGTAATACCCTAAGCTTTGACCTTTTTTGGGTTCTTTGAGAGAGGGCTGATGCTATAAGCTTTGACCCTTTTGGTTTCTGTGAGGTATAATGCCTCAAGCTTTGACCTTTTGGGTTCTGAGAAAGGAATAATTCTCCATGCTGTTTGGGGGGGTGGAGTGATGCCTCAAGCTTTGACCATTTTTGGGTTCTACAAGAGAAGATGCCCCAAGTTTTGATATTTTTAGGTTCTGTGAGGAGGCTAATGCCCCAGCTTTAACCTTTCTGTTTTACGAGAGGAAAATGTCTTGTGCTTTGTTCTAGGGCAGAGGGATAATGTCCGGTGCTTCCACTGTGATGGGGAACTGAGGAACTGGGAAAGGGGAGATGATCCCTGGAGGGAACACGCCAAATGGTTTCCAAGGTGAGTTTGATCACATCACAACATAGTAAACCTGATCAACTATGTACATTCCAAAGTTTCAGGAAAAGTAGCCTACAACTTAACCAGACCTTTATGAAAATTCAGCTACCCCAAATCTGTAGAGAACTAGTGTGCATTCAGTTCTAGTAAAGAACCCTTTCCTTGGGTCGTTAAGTCCAGTTAAACTGCATTTTGGTCAGTAGGGGGAAGGGTGGTCGGCATGCTTGCTGGGATTTTGATAAGATCTTTTGACTTGGTTAATTTCCCTCACTTTCTAGGTGACAATGGTTTCAGGGTGTGAGGGAACATCTGCAATGGCAACACCAGTCTACATTTTGGTAGATTAGGTGAAGGTCAGCTTTTTATTGGTGTTTGGTTAAAATCACCCCCCGCCCCCATTTTTGTGATCCCATTTTCAGTAGGACAGGCTTTGAAGGAGAATCGGTCTAATGGGAGTTTCAGTCAACCTGAAAGATGTTTGCACCCCAATCAATTCAAAGCAATGCTTTGGCAACGCGTACTTTATAATTGATCTTCAGGAAAATTTAACACAGACCTTTTGTAGGTTAAATGCTCATTTGTCGTTGGTACCATTAAATGGCAGTTTTTACCTGCACTCCCCCAGCAGCCATGTCCTCTTCCCCCAAACACTCTGGTTTGTGGGTATGTAGGTGGGATGCAGCGTAGTGAAGCAATAATTCAGTCAGGTGCTGTGAAGAACACTCGGTGGAAGCGCTGCCCAACGGTGCGCTCACTGCTTCCAGTAATGTGAAGAGCAGGTATCGGCCGCCAGACTGACAGCGTCTGAGCACAAGACAGCCAGGCTACATTCTGCTCTCAATGGGAtgaagtccaaggaggtgcatccCTATGCTTACCTGCCtagtcaggaacctttcccttatCACTAGTATGGTTCTTAAcaggcagggtacctgtccctactctaccaacttgcaAAAAAGAGCGCCAGGCCTTAGAGCCAGGGCCTCTGCCACACCCAATATGGCTGACAGGGTCACATGGGGTGACAGCATCCCGTCGGATAGGTTCGCCAGTGACCTAGGGAACGGTAGAGGAACACTGTTCCTCTTGACCTCCCCAACAGTGCCACTgcagaagagcgccacctgcattatacagtagactgcacctgcctactggTAGACCCATGCCATCCTCACAATGCAGGACTACAACTTATGCATTGTATGAGAGTGCAACCATTCCCCTGAAGTTGCTTCTCTGCAGGTGTCTGGTTACGACAGCCTCATATTACTGAAGAGAAGCTTTGGGGGACTAGCAGCATGGAGAGAAGGAAGCTTGCAGGTGTTGCGATACAAAAGTGCTTTTCAATGGCACCTTAGACTATGGCTGCTTAACATttgccccccagctgttgcagaactaaaagtcccatcatgcctctgtctttggGAGCCGTgtttgtaattgtcagccttgcaatgcctcatgggacttgtagttttaaaacagctggagggccacaggttgagcacccatgccttagACCAAAATTGACTTATAATTTTTGCACTGCAGGGGAACACCATGGGGGTTTTCTGCAAGGGTTCTGCTTTAAACCTCTTCTAGAGGCATGAGGGCCCTTGTAATCCTAAAGTGTGTGAACGTTCCAATGTTTACTCAAAAGTGAGAACTTTCAACTAAATTAATGTTTGGACGCTTGATATGCTTACATGGTGGCCAGATTTGAGGTAACTTGACAACTTTTGTTGTAGGTGTGAATTTCATGTGCAGTCCATGGGACCTGCGTATGTTCGTAGCGTGCAAGAGGCTATAGGTGGTAGTCCAGAGAGTTAGGTGAGTAACCTATGTACTCGTGCGTTGTAACCTGGCTTAATAAACCACTAAACAGTCCTGATTTGCAAACTACATAGTATTTGCTGGGGCATGTAAGTTGGGACTGTTCAGTCACCTGATTGGTTATTATGGTTTGGCTTTCGTGCATTTCCAGTTCTCATTATCCCAACTTTTTTACAGCCTGAATTCCTGAGGATGTCTGGGAGCCCCAGCGCACCCAGTGGTAAGTGCCAGCTTGCTTTGTGCTTTCAAAGGTCAACTGTTTCAAGGCCAGAGCTACGTGCTATGAGAAcctactttttgttttgttttttttgttttt contains:
- the LOC141113505 gene encoding baculoviral IAP repeat-containing protein 7-B-like, whose amino-acid sequence is MDSAREELGSWGPPGAVKSGMEREASRLRTFRDWPGSVSPSLLARAGFFYLGTGDRVQCFSCGGILRSWEPGDRADTEHHKYFPTCPFLRGTEPSNVPITQQPDLPDGHILSQIHRLPGEQENDDPAVYPELLDMTNRMGTFRNWPQHTGLSPEQLAAAGFFYTGQRDNVRCFHCDGELRNWERGDDPWREHAKWFPRCEFHVQSMGPAYVRSVQEAIGGSPES